The Streptomyces nitrosporeus genome includes a window with the following:
- a CDS encoding response regulator transcription factor, whose product MTRVLLAEDDASISEPLARALRREGYEVEVRQDGPTALDAGLQGGVDLVVLDLGLPGMDGLEVARRLRGEGHTVPILVLTARADEVDTVVGLDAGADDYVTKPFRLAELLARVRALLRRGASEPAPQPATHGVRIDVESHRAWMGEEELQLTAKEFDLLRVLVRDAGRVVTRDQLMREVWDTTWWSSTKTLDMHISWLRKKLGDDAANPRYIATVRGVGFRFEKS is encoded by the coding sequence ATGACCCGTGTACTGCTCGCCGAGGACGACGCATCCATCTCGGAGCCGCTGGCTCGCGCCCTGCGGCGTGAGGGGTATGAGGTCGAGGTCCGCCAGGACGGCCCGACCGCGCTCGACGCCGGACTCCAGGGCGGCGTGGACCTGGTCGTGCTCGACCTGGGGCTGCCCGGCATGGACGGCCTGGAGGTCGCCCGGCGGCTGCGTGGCGAAGGGCACACCGTGCCGATCCTCGTACTGACCGCACGGGCCGACGAGGTCGACACGGTCGTCGGCCTCGACGCGGGGGCCGACGACTACGTCACCAAGCCCTTCCGCCTCGCCGAGCTCCTCGCCCGGGTCCGCGCCCTGCTGCGCCGCGGCGCGTCCGAGCCCGCCCCGCAGCCCGCCACGCACGGTGTCCGGATCGACGTCGAGTCGCACCGGGCCTGGATGGGCGAGGAGGAACTCCAGCTCACCGCCAAGGAGTTCGACCTGCTGCGGGTCCTGGTCCGGGACGCGGGGCGGGTCGTCACCCGCGACCAGCTGATGCGCGAGGTCTGGGACACCACCTGGTGGTCCTCGACCAAGACCCTGGACATGCACATCTCCTGGCTCCGCAAGAAGCTCGGTGACGACGCGGCCAATCCCCGTTACATCGCCACCGTGCGGGGCGTCGGCTTCCGCTTCGAGAAGAGCTGA
- a CDS encoding ATP-binding protein, producing the protein MRRRLINSTLAVVLVVIAVFGLSLVIVETRTISNSAQESVDSEALRLISVVESRLLGEERISPDVLAEQVDPRRYARVEIPGRSPIEVGDRPADSVIRSTETGERGEKVTVEESRSAVTREVGRTLLIIGAVALLAIVSAVLLAVRQANRLTSPLTDLAETAERLGSGDPRPRHKRYGVAELDRVADVLDASAERIARMLTAERRLAADASHQLRTPLTALSMRIEEISVTDDPDTVKEEASIALTQVERLTDVVERLLTNARDARTGGSAVLFDLDEVIKQQLEEWRPAYRSAGRAVVCSGKQGLQAVGTPGAVAQVLAALIENSLMHGGGTVALRTRVTGNQVVVEVTDEGPGVPADLGARIFERTISGRNSTGIGLAVARDLAEADGGRLELLQQQPPVFALFLSRIAQPRKETDRPVR; encoded by the coding sequence ATGCGCCGCCGACTGATCAACTCCACGCTCGCCGTGGTCCTCGTGGTGATCGCCGTGTTCGGCCTCTCCCTCGTCATCGTGGAAACCCGCACCATCAGCAACAGCGCCCAGGAGAGCGTCGACTCGGAGGCGCTGAGACTGATCAGCGTCGTGGAGAGCCGGCTCCTCGGCGAGGAGCGGATCTCCCCCGACGTCCTGGCCGAGCAGGTGGACCCCCGGCGCTACGCCCGCGTCGAGATCCCCGGGCGGTCCCCGATCGAGGTCGGAGACCGCCCCGCGGACAGCGTCATCCGCAGTACGGAGACGGGGGAGCGGGGCGAGAAGGTCACCGTCGAGGAGTCCCGCTCCGCCGTGACCCGGGAGGTCGGCCGCACCCTGCTGATCATCGGCGCGGTGGCCCTGCTCGCGATCGTCTCCGCCGTACTCCTGGCCGTACGCCAGGCGAACCGGCTCACCTCGCCGCTCACCGACCTCGCCGAGACCGCCGAACGCCTGGGCTCGGGCGACCCCCGGCCCCGGCACAAGCGGTACGGCGTCGCGGAGCTGGACCGGGTCGCCGACGTGCTGGACGCCTCCGCCGAACGGATCGCCCGGATGCTCACCGCCGAACGGCGCCTCGCGGCCGACGCCTCGCACCAGCTGCGCACCCCGCTGACCGCGCTCTCCATGCGGATCGAGGAGATCTCCGTCACCGACGACCCCGACACGGTGAAGGAGGAGGCCAGCATCGCTCTCACCCAGGTCGAGCGGCTCACCGACGTGGTGGAGCGGCTGCTGACCAACGCCCGCGACGCCCGTACCGGCGGCTCCGCCGTCCTCTTCGACCTGGACGAGGTCATCAAGCAGCAGCTGGAGGAGTGGCGCCCCGCCTACCGCAGCGCCGGCCGTGCCGTCGTCTGCTCGGGCAAGCAGGGGCTCCAGGCCGTCGGCACCCCCGGCGCCGTCGCCCAGGTGCTCGCCGCGCTGATCGAGAACTCGCTGATGCACGGTGGCGGCACGGTCGCGCTGCGCACCCGGGTCACCGGCAACCAGGTGGTCGTGGAGGTGACGGACGAGGGGCCCGGGGTCCCGGCGGACCTCGGCGCGCGGATCTTCGAGCGCACCATCAGCGGCCGCAACTCCACGGGGATCGGCCTGGCCGTGGCCCGTGACCTGGCGGAGGCCGACGGCGGACGGCTCGAACTGCTCCAGCAGCAGCCGCCCGTCTTCGCGCTCTTCCTCAGCCGGATCGCCCAGCCCCGCAAGGAGACGGACCGCCCGGTCCGCTGA
- a CDS encoding GtrA family protein, with amino-acid sequence MSERGALRTRLDLLAREVAKFGAVGALGLVVNIVVSNVIWRATDIPVVRAGLMGTVVAILFNYVGFRYWTYRDRDKSGRTRELTLFLLFSAAGAVIETGVLYIATYGFGWDGPVQSNVFKVVGIGVATLFRFWSYRTWVFRALPAKEAVLNAERFLGQRRPADEVTTPGSGRG; translated from the coding sequence ATGAGCGAACGGGGCGCACTGCGGACCCGGCTTGACCTGCTGGCGCGCGAGGTCGCCAAGTTCGGCGCGGTCGGGGCCCTGGGCCTGGTCGTCAACATCGTCGTGTCCAACGTGATCTGGCGCGCCACGGACATCCCGGTGGTCCGGGCCGGGCTGATGGGGACGGTCGTCGCGATCCTCTTCAACTACGTCGGCTTCCGTTACTGGACCTACCGGGACCGCGACAAGAGCGGCCGGACCCGGGAGCTGACGCTGTTCCTGCTGTTCAGCGCCGCGGGCGCGGTGATCGAGACGGGCGTGCTGTACATCGCGACGTACGGCTTCGGATGGGACGGGCCGGTCCAGAGCAACGTCTTCAAGGTCGTCGGGATCGGGGTGGCCACCCTGTTCCGCTTCTGGTCGTACCGCACCTGGGTCTTCCGGGCGCTTCCCGCCAAGGAGGCCGTGCTGAACGCGGAGCGGTTTCTGGGACAACGACGACCGGCCGACGAGGTGACGACCCCGGGGTCCGGCCGCGGCTGA
- a CDS encoding 5-(carboxyamino)imidazole ribonucleotide synthase, protein MTFPVVGMVGGGQLARMTHEAGIPLGLKFKLLSDTPQDSAAQVAGEVVVGDYRDLDTLREFARGCDVITFDHEHVPTEHLRALEAEGIPVRPGPDALVHAQDKGVMRARLTEIGAPCPRHRIVADPADAAAFAEEVGGFPVILKTVRGGYDGKGVWVVRSEADAAEPFRAGVPVLAEEKVDFVRELAANIVRSPHGQAVAYPVVESVQVDGVCDTVIAPAPGLDEQRAGEAQQLALRIAAELGVVGHLAVELFETRDGRILVNELAMRPHNSGHWTMDGAITSQFANHVRAVLDLPLGDPRPRAPWTVMCNVLGGDYPDMYQGYLHCMARDPQLKIHMYGKDVKPGRKVGHVNTYGDDLADVRERARHAADYLRGTITE, encoded by the coding sequence GTGACGTTTCCGGTAGTCGGCATGGTCGGTGGCGGGCAGCTCGCCCGAATGACCCACGAGGCGGGTATCCCCCTCGGCCTCAAGTTCAAGCTCCTCAGTGACACCCCCCAGGACTCGGCAGCCCAGGTGGCCGGTGAAGTCGTCGTAGGCGACTACCGCGACCTGGACACGCTGCGCGAGTTCGCGCGCGGCTGTGACGTGATCACCTTCGATCACGAGCATGTGCCGACCGAGCACCTGCGGGCCCTGGAAGCGGAGGGCATCCCCGTCCGCCCCGGCCCGGACGCCCTGGTGCACGCCCAGGACAAGGGGGTGATGCGCGCCAGGCTCACGGAGATCGGCGCACCCTGCCCCCGCCACCGGATCGTCGCCGACCCGGCGGATGCCGCGGCCTTCGCCGAGGAGGTCGGCGGTTTCCCGGTCATCCTGAAGACCGTGCGCGGCGGGTACGACGGCAAGGGCGTCTGGGTGGTGCGCTCCGAGGCCGACGCGGCCGAGCCCTTCCGGGCCGGTGTGCCGGTGCTCGCCGAGGAGAAGGTCGACTTCGTACGGGAGCTGGCGGCCAACATCGTCCGCTCGCCGCACGGCCAGGCCGTCGCCTACCCGGTGGTGGAGTCCGTCCAGGTCGACGGGGTCTGCGACACGGTCATCGCCCCGGCACCCGGCCTGGACGAGCAGCGCGCCGGCGAGGCCCAGCAGCTCGCCCTGCGGATAGCCGCGGAACTGGGCGTGGTCGGCCACCTCGCGGTCGAGCTCTTCGAGACCCGCGACGGCCGCATCCTGGTCAACGAACTGGCCATGCGGCCCCACAACTCCGGGCACTGGACCATGGACGGTGCCATCACCTCGCAGTTCGCCAACCACGTGCGGGCGGTCCTCGACCTCCCGCTCGGCGACCCGCGCCCCCGCGCCCCCTGGACGGTCATGTGCAACGTCCTCGGCGGCGACTACCCGGACATGTACCAGGGCTACCTGCACTGCATGGCCCGTGACCCGCAGCTCAAGATCCACATGTACGGCAAGGACGTGAAGCCGGGCCGCAAGGTCGGACACGTCAACACCTACGGCGACGACCTGGCGGACGTGCGGGAGCGCGCCCGGCACGCGGCCGACTACCTGCGAGGAACGATCACCGAATGA
- the purE gene encoding 5-(carboxyamino)imidazole ribonucleotide mutase translates to MTAPGTAPLIGIVMGSDSDWPVMEAAAKALDEFEIPYEVDVVSAHRMPHEMIAYGEEAAGRGLKAVIAGAGGAAHLPGMLASVTPLPVIGVPVPLKYLDGMDSLLSIVQMPAGVPVATVSVGGARNAGLLAARILAAHDSALLERMREFQQELNDQATEKGKRLRAKVQGADSFGFGK, encoded by the coding sequence ATGACCGCACCCGGTACCGCCCCCCTCATCGGCATCGTCATGGGCTCGGACTCCGACTGGCCCGTGATGGAGGCGGCGGCCAAGGCCCTCGACGAGTTCGAGATCCCCTACGAGGTCGACGTCGTCTCCGCCCACCGCATGCCGCACGAGATGATCGCGTACGGCGAGGAAGCGGCCGGCCGCGGCCTCAAGGCGGTCATCGCGGGGGCGGGGGGCGCGGCCCACCTGCCCGGCATGCTGGCCTCCGTCACCCCGCTGCCCGTCATCGGGGTCCCGGTGCCCCTGAAGTACCTGGACGGGATGGACAGCCTGCTCTCCATCGTCCAGATGCCCGCCGGAGTGCCGGTCGCCACCGTCTCGGTCGGCGGCGCGCGCAACGCGGGCCTGCTCGCCGCGCGGATCCTCGCCGCCCACGACAGCGCGCTGCTGGAGCGGATGAGGGAGTTCCAGCAGGAGCTGAACGACCAGGCGACGGAGAAGGGCAAGCGGCTGCGGGCCAAGGTCCAGGGCGCGGACTCCTTCGGCTTCGGGAAGTAG
- a CDS encoding dipeptidase: MENAGNTDLLAHARRLLAAHPVVDGHNDLPWALRVQTGYDLGARDISADQTGVLHTDIPRLRAGGVGAQFWSVYVSTELTGDDAVSATLEQIDVVAELLARYPADLARALTADDMEKARAEGRIASLMGAEGGHSINNSLGTLRALYTLGVRYMTLTHNDNTDWADSATDSPAVGGLSEFGREVVREMNRVGMLVDLSHVAATTMRDALATSVAPVVFSHSSARSVCDHPRNIPDDVLRMLAGNGGVAMATFVPKFVLPAAVEWTLAADRNMREHGLHHLDTTPAAMRIHADFEAAHPRPLATVATIADHLDHMREVAGIDHIGIGGDYDGTAFLPAGLEDVSGYPNLVAELLGRGWSDADLAKLTWRNAVRVLRDAEAVSRELSALRGPSHATIEELDGPAA, from the coding sequence ATGGAGAACGCCGGGAACACGGACCTCCTCGCCCACGCCCGCAGGCTCCTCGCCGCCCACCCCGTCGTCGACGGCCACAACGACCTGCCCTGGGCGCTGCGCGTGCAGACCGGTTACGACCTCGGCGCCCGGGACATCTCCGCCGACCAGACCGGCGTCCTGCACACCGACATCCCCCGCCTGCGGGCGGGGGGCGTCGGGGCGCAGTTCTGGTCGGTGTACGTCTCCACCGAACTCACCGGTGACGACGCGGTCAGCGCCACACTGGAGCAGATCGACGTGGTCGCCGAGCTCCTCGCCCGCTACCCGGCGGACCTGGCGCGGGCCCTGACCGCCGACGACATGGAGAAGGCCCGCGCCGAAGGGCGCATCGCCTCCCTGATGGGGGCGGAGGGCGGCCACTCCATCAACAACTCCCTGGGCACCCTGCGCGCCCTGTACACCCTCGGCGTCCGCTACATGACGCTGACGCACAACGACAACACCGACTGGGCGGATTCGGCGACCGACTCCCCGGCGGTCGGCGGCCTCTCCGAGTTCGGCCGCGAGGTCGTACGCGAGATGAACCGCGTCGGCATGCTGGTCGACCTCTCCCATGTGGCGGCCACCACCATGCGGGACGCGCTGGCCACCTCCGTCGCGCCGGTGGTCTTCTCGCACTCCTCGGCCCGCTCGGTCTGCGACCACCCGCGCAACATCCCCGACGACGTGCTGCGGATGCTCGCCGGGAACGGCGGGGTGGCCATGGCGACCTTCGTCCCGAAGTTCGTCCTCCCGGCCGCCGTCGAATGGACCCTGGCCGCCGACCGCAACATGCGGGAGCACGGTCTGCACCACCTGGACACCACGCCCGCGGCGATGCGTATCCACGCGGACTTCGAGGCGGCCCATCCGCGTCCGCTCGCCACCGTCGCGACGATCGCCGACCATCTCGACCACATGCGCGAGGTCGCCGGGATCGACCACATCGGCATCGGCGGCGACTACGACGGCACCGCGTTCCTCCCGGCGGGCCTGGAGGACGTCTCCGGCTACCCGAACCTGGTCGCGGAGCTGCTCGGACGGGGCTGGTCGGACGCGGACCTGGCCAAGCTGACCTGGCGGAACGCGGTACGGGTACTGCGGGACGCCGAAGCGGTCTCCCGGGAGCTGAGCGCACTGCGCGGCCCGTCCCACGCGACGATCGAGGAGCTGGACGGGCCCGCGGCCTGA
- a CDS encoding UDP-glucose dehydrogenase family protein — MALRITVIGTGYLGATHAAAMAELGFEVLGLDVVPEKIAMLSAGKVPMYEPGLEELLRKHVAGIEGSTGRLRFTTSWEEVGEFGDVHFVCVNTPQKHNEYACDMSYVDSAFESLAPQLKRPTLVVGKSTVPVGSAARLADRLAELAPVGAAAELAWNPEFLREGFAVDDTLHPDRLVVGVRSERAEKLLREVYAGPVGEGSPFVVTDFPTAELVKTSANSFLATKISFINAMAEVCEAADGDVVKLAEALGHDERIGKKFLRAGVGFGGGCLPKDIRAFMARAGELGADQALTFLREVDSINMRRRGHMVELAREAVGGGAFLGKRVAVLGATFKPDSDDVRDSPALNVAGQIHLQGGQVTVFDPKGMTNARRLFPTLGYADTALDAVRGADVVLHLTEWREFRELDAASLGEVVGQRIILDGRNALDPVVWRTAGWTYRAMGRPKA; from the coding sequence ATGGCCCTCAGGATCACTGTGATCGGCACCGGCTACCTCGGGGCCACCCACGCCGCGGCCATGGCGGAGCTGGGGTTCGAGGTCCTGGGGCTCGACGTCGTGCCGGAGAAGATCGCGATGCTCTCGGCGGGCAAGGTGCCGATGTACGAGCCGGGGCTGGAGGAGTTGCTGCGCAAGCACGTCGCGGGCATCGAGGGCTCCACGGGCCGGCTGCGCTTCACGACCTCCTGGGAGGAGGTCGGCGAGTTCGGCGACGTCCACTTCGTCTGCGTGAACACCCCGCAGAAGCACAACGAGTACGCCTGTGACATGAGCTATGTGGACAGCGCCTTCGAGTCGCTGGCCCCTCAGCTGAAGCGCCCCACCCTGGTGGTCGGCAAGTCCACCGTCCCGGTGGGCTCCGCCGCCCGGCTGGCGGACCGGCTGGCCGAACTGGCCCCGGTGGGCGCCGCCGCGGAGCTGGCCTGGAACCCCGAGTTCCTGCGTGAGGGCTTCGCGGTGGACGACACCCTGCACCCCGACCGGCTCGTGGTGGGGGTGCGCAGCGAGCGGGCCGAGAAACTGCTGCGCGAGGTGTACGCGGGTCCGGTCGGCGAGGGGTCGCCGTTCGTGGTGACGGACTTCCCGACGGCCGAGCTGGTGAAGACCTCCGCCAACTCCTTCCTGGCGACGAAGATCTCCTTCATCAACGCCATGGCGGAGGTCTGCGAGGCGGCCGACGGTGACGTGGTGAAGCTGGCGGAGGCGCTGGGCCACGACGAGCGGATCGGCAAGAAGTTCCTGCGGGCCGGTGTCGGTTTCGGCGGCGGCTGCCTGCCGAAGGACATCCGGGCGTTCATGGCGCGGGCCGGCGAGCTCGGCGCCGACCAGGCGCTGACCTTCCTGCGGGAGGTCGACTCGATCAACATGCGGCGCCGCGGGCACATGGTGGAGCTGGCCCGTGAGGCCGTCGGCGGCGGTGCCTTCCTGGGCAAGCGGGTGGCGGTGCTCGGCGCGACGTTCAAGCCGGACTCGGACGACGTACGTGACTCGCCGGCCCTGAACGTGGCGGGGCAGATCCACCTCCAGGGCGGCCAGGTCACCGTCTTCGACCCCAAGGGCATGACCAACGCCCGCCGCCTCTTCCCGACGCTCGGTTACGCGGACACGGCGCTGGACGCGGTGCGCGGTGCGGACGTGGTGCTCCACCTCACGGAGTGGCGCGAGTTCCGTGAGCTGGACGCGGCGTCGCTCGGCGAGGTCGTGGGGCAGCGGATCATCCTGGACGGGCGCAACGCCCTGGACCCCGTGGTCTGGCGCACGGCCGGCTGGACGTACCGGGCGATGGGCCGCCCGAAGGCCTGA
- a CDS encoding acyl-CoA dehydrogenase, translated as MAGSTDFDLYRPAEEHDMLRETIRSLAEAKIAPFAAAVDEEGRFPQEALDALVASDLHAVHVPEEYGGAGADALATVIVIEEVARACASSSLIPAVNKLGSLPVILSGSEALKKKYLGPLAKGEAMFSYALSEPDAGSDAAGMKTRAVRDGDFWVLNGVKRWITNAGVSEYYTVMAVTDPEKRSKGISAFVVEKSDEGVSFGAPEKKLGIKGSPTREVYLDNVRIPADRMIGEEGTGFATAMKTLDHTRITIAAQALGIAQGALDYAKGYVQERKQFGKPIADFQGIQFMLADMAMKLEAARQLTYSAAAKSERVDGDLTFFGAAAKCFASDVAMEVTTDAVQLLGGYGYTRDYPVERMMRDAKITQIYEGTNQVQRIVMARNLP; from the coding sequence TTGGCGGGTTCGACCGATTTCGACCTGTACCGTCCGGCCGAGGAGCACGACATGCTCCGCGAGACGATCCGTTCGCTCGCCGAGGCGAAGATCGCGCCGTTCGCCGCGGCGGTGGACGAGGAGGGGCGCTTCCCGCAGGAAGCCCTGGACGCCCTGGTCGCCTCGGACCTCCACGCGGTCCACGTCCCGGAGGAGTACGGCGGCGCGGGCGCCGACGCGCTCGCCACCGTCATCGTGATCGAGGAAGTGGCCCGCGCCTGTGCCTCCTCCTCCCTCATCCCGGCCGTGAACAAGCTGGGCTCGCTCCCGGTGATCCTCTCCGGCTCCGAGGCGCTCAAGAAGAAGTACCTGGGCCCGCTCGCCAAGGGCGAGGCGATGTTCTCGTACGCCCTCTCCGAGCCGGACGCCGGATCCGACGCGGCCGGCATGAAGACCCGGGCCGTGCGCGACGGCGACTTCTGGGTGCTCAACGGTGTGAAGCGCTGGATCACCAACGCCGGTGTCTCCGAGTACTACACGGTGATGGCCGTCACCGACCCCGAGAAGCGCTCCAAGGGCATCTCGGCGTTCGTCGTCGAGAAGTCGGACGAGGGCGTCTCCTTCGGGGCCCCGGAGAAGAAGCTGGGCATCAAGGGCTCCCCGACCCGCGAGGTCTACCTCGACAACGTCCGCATCCCCGCCGACCGCATGATCGGCGAGGAGGGCACCGGCTTCGCCACGGCGATGAAGACCCTGGACCACACCCGCATCACCATCGCGGCCCAGGCCCTCGGCATCGCCCAGGGCGCCCTCGACTACGCCAAGGGCTACGTCCAGGAGCGCAAGCAGTTCGGCAAGCCGATCGCCGACTTCCAGGGCATCCAGTTCATGCTCGCCGACATGGCGATGAAGCTGGAGGCCGCCCGCCAGCTCACCTACTCGGCCGCCGCCAAGTCCGAGCGCGTCGACGGCGACCTCACCTTCTTCGGCGCCGCCGCCAAGTGCTTCGCCTCCGACGTCGCCATGGAGGTCACCACGGACGCCGTCCAGCTGCTCGGCGGATACGGCTACACCCGTGACTACCCGGTCGAGCGCATGATGCGCGACGCCAAGATCACCCAGATCTACGAGGGCACGAACCAGGTCCAGCGGATCGTCATGGCCCGCAACCTGCCGTAG
- a CDS encoding helix-turn-helix domain-containing protein, whose translation MSASPSSSAQAAREAIATRLGGLRKDAELTGHELALRCGWSPAKSSRIERAKTPASAADIRAWCKACGAEDQTDDLIAANRQADQMYVHWQKLHRHGMRRAQEEVVPLYEQTRHFRVYCSNVVPGMLQTEAYAAALLSTIAAFQGTPDDSQTAAASRIERSRVLQDGNHRFALLLEETVLRYRIGDAAVMAGQLGYLLAVMALPNVSLGVIPFTAQRLVWPLEAFYLFDGRQASVELLTAAVNVTAPSEVATYAKAFSGLSKLAVYGAPARALISDAITSLD comes from the coding sequence ATGTCCGCGTCCCCCTCGTCCAGCGCCCAGGCCGCCCGTGAAGCCATCGCCACCCGCCTCGGGGGCCTACGTAAAGACGCGGAGCTGACCGGGCATGAGCTGGCTCTTCGGTGTGGCTGGAGCCCCGCGAAGTCATCCCGCATCGAGCGGGCCAAGACCCCTGCGTCAGCCGCCGACATCCGTGCCTGGTGCAAAGCGTGCGGAGCGGAGGACCAGACAGACGACCTGATCGCGGCGAACCGGCAAGCCGACCAGATGTACGTCCACTGGCAGAAGCTGCACCGGCACGGCATGCGCCGGGCACAGGAGGAGGTTGTCCCCCTTTACGAGCAGACCCGCCATTTCCGTGTGTACTGCTCGAACGTGGTACCGGGCATGCTCCAGACCGAGGCGTACGCGGCAGCTCTGCTATCGACCATCGCCGCCTTCCAAGGCACTCCTGACGACTCGCAGACGGCGGCAGCATCCCGCATCGAACGCTCACGCGTGCTCCAGGACGGTAACCACCGTTTCGCTCTGCTACTGGAAGAAACGGTGCTCCGCTACCGCATTGGCGACGCAGCGGTCATGGCTGGACAGCTCGGCTACCTGTTGGCTGTCATGGCGCTTCCGAACGTGAGCCTCGGGGTAATCCCATTCACGGCCCAGCGGCTCGTCTGGCCCCTTGAAGCCTTCTATCTCTTCGACGGCCGCCAAGCGAGCGTGGAACTGCTCACGGCCGCAGTGAACGTCACAGCGCCCAGCGAAGTCGCCACGTATGCCAAGGCGTTCTCGGGGCTGTCCAAGCTTGCCGTCTACGGTGCCCCCGCCCGAGCTCTGATCTCGGACGCGATCACATCCCTCGACTAG
- a CDS encoding DUF6879 family protein has product MSQNGPGFNELLAAAKHSAVHLELRDSYDVGDEAEDFEVWKRTGRRDIDPASVYWTPWVDLMRNSVARGVTVRRARVVSEPVTDYIRYEHAGTVVNLHAGEQVRWLPRRQASDIALPGNDCWVFDGEIVLFNHFSGDGNWSEPGWEVRSEPAVAGLASAAFEAVWERGIPHEKYTV; this is encoded by the coding sequence ATGTCGCAGAACGGTCCGGGCTTTAACGAGCTGCTGGCCGCAGCCAAACACTCGGCTGTGCACCTGGAACTGCGCGACTCGTACGACGTCGGGGATGAGGCCGAGGATTTCGAGGTCTGGAAACGTACGGGACGGCGTGACATCGACCCGGCGTCCGTCTACTGGACGCCGTGGGTTGATCTGATGCGCAACTCCGTGGCCCGAGGCGTGACGGTCCGTCGTGCTCGCGTCGTATCGGAACCGGTAACGGATTACATCCGGTACGAGCACGCCGGCACCGTGGTCAACCTTCACGCCGGGGAGCAGGTCCGCTGGCTCCCCAGGCGACAGGCTTCGGACATCGCGCTTCCCGGAAACGACTGCTGGGTGTTCGACGGAGAGATCGTGCTCTTCAACCATTTCTCCGGGGATGGGAACTGGTCCGAGCCCGGCTGGGAGGTTCGTTCCGAGCCCGCCGTGGCAGGACTGGCCTCGGCTGCGTTCGAAGCGGTCTGGGAACGCGGCATCCCGCATGAGAAGTACACGGTCTGA
- a CDS encoding tetratricopeptide repeat protein — protein MDVDDLAWQVSNYRGLPPRTVRLLLEHGHLNLVAQAAVDRGEWFCAEGAVEELCQAGDFGRALSVMEPFVVAGWRAALYAKAEILLRTGRRTEEALDLVRPEEAGRASVTECRDFAEVLGKAGRIDEAIELLVPHLDKSWLLSILVGITDGQGRDERVLELIAPLADHVRQARGEEHRDYALSDAQELQARVLERAGRADEAIRILGQDIAGRRFLAQNTLIAYAELLARHGRLEELRELAGGGDARTVLDIYAGALRHHGRVEEAEAVMRDAIAADDWVGYRAWLSSMLLAEGRLDDAIVVAEPGFGWYDCSNLLAPLVHPLLDRPEELLYLVEHPRVVPHHGHEEFQHWWRAWALAGLGRVDEAITVAGLDRPWTDPRIVKADLLRRAGRLDDAADELRALGTIKAREELCEILVLQGRADEAIAVHPTVAEQRAAEPKPEPVPLSDNGYSLEPPF, from the coding sequence ATGGATGTGGACGATCTTGCATGGCAGGTGAGCAACTATCGCGGTCTACCCCCGAGAACGGTGCGTCTCCTGTTGGAGCACGGTCACCTGAATCTGGTTGCCCAGGCGGCAGTGGATCGTGGCGAGTGGTTCTGTGCCGAGGGGGCGGTAGAGGAGTTGTGCCAGGCGGGGGACTTCGGGCGCGCGCTTTCTGTGATGGAGCCGTTCGTCGTGGCGGGGTGGCGGGCTGCCTTGTATGCGAAGGCCGAGATCCTGCTCCGGACGGGTCGCAGGACGGAGGAGGCTTTGGATCTGGTACGTCCGGAGGAAGCCGGCCGAGCCTCTGTGACTGAGTGTCGTGATTTTGCTGAGGTGCTCGGCAAGGCAGGGCGCATCGACGAGGCCATCGAACTACTCGTCCCGCACCTCGACAAGTCGTGGCTCCTGTCCATTTTGGTGGGTATCACCGATGGGCAGGGTCGTGACGAGCGGGTGCTGGAGCTGATTGCCCCGCTCGCAGACCATGTACGTCAGGCCCGTGGCGAAGAACACCGGGACTACGCCTTGTCCGACGCTCAGGAGTTGCAGGCCCGTGTGCTGGAGCGGGCGGGCCGTGCTGATGAGGCAATCCGGATCCTCGGCCAGGACATCGCTGGGCGCCGTTTCCTCGCTCAGAACACCCTAATCGCCTATGCCGAACTGCTGGCACGTCACGGGCGGCTCGAGGAGTTGCGCGAACTGGCCGGCGGCGGGGATGCGCGCACCGTCTTGGACATCTACGCGGGTGCGCTGCGCCATCATGGCCGGGTCGAAGAGGCCGAAGCCGTGATGAGAGACGCCATCGCCGCCGACGACTGGGTCGGGTACAGGGCGTGGCTTTCCTCGATGCTGCTGGCAGAAGGCCGGCTGGACGACGCGATCGTCGTCGCGGAGCCCGGCTTCGGCTGGTACGACTGCTCCAACCTCCTGGCACCACTCGTCCACCCGCTTCTCGACCGCCCCGAGGAACTGCTCTATCTGGTCGAGCACCCAAGGGTCGTGCCCCACCACGGTCACGAGGAGTTCCAGCACTGGTGGCGGGCCTGGGCACTCGCCGGCCTCGGCCGCGTCGACGAGGCGATCACCGTGGCCGGTCTTGACCGCCCCTGGACCGATCCCCGTATCGTCAAGGCCGACCTCCTCAGGCGGGCCGGCCGTCTTGACGACGCCGCCGATGAACTGCGGGCCCTGGGCACGATCAAGGCACGTGAGGAACTGTGCGAGATCCTGGTCCTGCAAGGGCGGGCGGACGAGGCGATAGCCGTCCACCCCACAGTGGCGGAACAGCGCGCTGCCGAACCGAAGCCCGAGCCCGTCCCTCTCAGCGACAACGGGTACTCCCTGGAGCCACCTTTTTAG